Below is a genomic region from Lampris incognitus isolate fLamInc1 chromosome 2, fLamInc1.hap2, whole genome shotgun sequence.
atactcccgcagtacccaccACAGAGTGTCCCGGGATACACTGTGGTAAGccctctccaagtccacaaaacacatgtagacaggCTGGTCAGACTCCCATGCCtctctcagcacttccgcaagtgtaaagagttggtccgttgttccaggacggaatctgcattgttcctcctggatgcgAGGTTCgataatcggtcggagcctcctttccagcagcaCCTTAgcatagactttcccagggaggctgagcaatgtgatgccttgATAATTAgaacacaccctccggtccccctttttcaaTATGGGAACCACCCCCCCAGTTtttcactccacaggtactgtccgcGACCTCcctgcgacactgaagaggtgtgtcagccaagacatcCCTTGCTCATTCCTTCGGGTGCTGGGTCCAAGATGGTGGGAGATGGAGGATATGTGTGTATAAAAAAacaaggcaaacacacacacacacacacacacacacacacacacacacacacacacacacggtaaaaTGTCATTCTGAGTGTGAGTTGGTCCAGACTTGGGATGGATGAGATTATTTCTGAAGCAGGTTCAGACACAACACAGACGTGAAGGTAACAGATTGACAGACGGCCTTTTGTTATTAAAACGTTCAAGTTTCTGAGTGAGTCTGCATGTCTTCATTCAGATCAGTAATACTATCAGAAACTGATAAAAGACAGTACTCCACCTAGAAACAGACACATCAACTGGTTCTCTGCATTAGCATTAGGTGAATATGCTCCTCATTTCACTCAATCTTAGAAGCTGTGCATGTGACAGGTCACCAGAAGCTGCAAAGGAGATGTGTTTTAAGAAGAAAAGACTGTGGTTGTATTGGTCAGCTCCCGGTAACCACCtggagaagactgtggttgtactggtcagctcccggtAACCGCCCGGAGAAGacggtggttgtactggtcagctcccggtAACCGCCcggagaagactgtggttgtactggtcaactCCTGATAACCACCTGGAGAAGTCTGTGGTTGTATTGGTCAGCTCCCGGTAACCACCtggagaagactgtggttgtactggtcagctcccggtAACCACCtggagaagactgtggttgtactggtcagctcccggtAACCACCtggagaagactgtggttgtactggtcagctcccggtAACCACCtggagaagactgtggttgtactggtcagctcccggtAACCACCtggagaagactgtggttgtattgGTCAGCTCCCGGTAACCACCTGGAGAAGTCTGTGGTTGTATTGGTCAGCTCCCGGTAACCACCtggagaagactgtggttgtactggtcagctcccggtAACCGCCtggagaagactgtggttgtactggtcagctcccggtAACCACCtggagaagactgtggttgtactggtcagctcccggtAACCACCtggagaagactgtggttgtactggtcagctccctgtAACCACCtggagaagactgtggttgtactggtcagctccctgtAACCACCtggagaagactgtggttgtactggtcagctccctgtAACCACCtggagaagactgtggttgtactggtcagctcccggtAACCACCtggagaagactgtggttgtactggtcagctccctgtAACCACCtggagaagactgtggttgtactggtcaagtTCTAGGTGAGAATGTGAAGCTGATACGGAGTTTGGTGTTCAGTAGATCTTCCTCTGAATAAAAAGGTTTAAATCTAATAACCAACATTTATATCTCAGAAAcatctttctccctttctctctctctcaaacaattCTTTCTCCTTCCTCCCCCATATTTATCtctttctccttcctctctctctccagtgtaAACCGATGCCGACTGCCCGTTAATCTTTCTAAATCGGCGTGAAACAGCCAGCAGCATGCATGACAATGGCTCTGTGTGTACGTCTGTGTTATGTGTATTTGAATGACAATGggcttctgtttgtgtgtgtgtgtgtgtgtgtgtgtgtgtgtgtgtgtgtgtgtgttgcagctgTTCAGCATACATACTATAGCCTCATTCTTACTAAAGTCCTGGACTGGTCCTGGATTTCAGATTGTGGGATTGTGGCTAAAACtctttcagacacacacagagaattcCAGGACTGCAGCTCCACCAGAGCCGTCCGGTCCTCCCAcctcctccatctcatcaccTTGTTCATATTGATGGTGTCAAAATGGAGGGAGGACTAGATGGTTGTGATGAGTTATTTTTCATATATTGTTGGATTTGAACAACCTGCAGGTGTATTTCATATTGGTTCCTCCATCAGCTGCTCCACACTGCAGCTgcagagcagcagagaggaacATCTGACCCTTCAGCAACTCGCCAACTTTCACTGGTTGTGTGTCTAATGGCTCAAACTCAACATGTCCGACGAGGGAAGGTCTGGGTTCAGAGAGACAAGTTCCACCGACATGAATCCCAGGCAGGGCCGTTTCTGAACATTTTGGGGCCCTGAGCGACACCTTGCAGTGCCCCCCCAACCCAAACCAATGTCATTTTAACCCTTAACAGACGCAATTTCTGTACAAAGTCACATCCCTTTTTCTGAGTTGAACTGCTCACCAAGTAGTCATTGCAGCGAGGTGGAGTGCATATCAAATAAAACGGCATGACGTGAGCTTTCCAGTGATGCTGATAGCTTGTCTATGCAACAAGAAAAAGTAATTTTCAATTTACATCAAATTTAATCAACGTTACGATCTGCACACAGTTCTGTGTCTTTCTCCACACCCATTAATTACTCATTTTAATTACTCGTGAAATCGTCACTGCATAGATATGGAACACATATCACAAGAAAGAACAGAACCAGAGTTTTGTAATGATGCTAGTCACATATTTGTACATACCAACTCAATCATCTTATGAAGACAGATCAAACGTCAGCAAAGTAATATCTTTACTTATTTCTTCACCCATTTTCACACTTCTGCTTCTTGGTTGAATAAACCCAGCCacggaggatgcacaagccagtgcattcttactgctggtcccaagcccggataaatggggagggttgcatcaagaAGGGCACCCGGCGTAAAatctctgccaaatcaaatatgtggcacataaatcagattttcataccggatcggtcgaggcctgagtTACCAATGACCACTGCCGGTActtttggccagcagggtgccggtgtcACGATGGTAGCAGGAAGAGGACCCAGGTGCAGACGGTAGAGGCAAACCGGTTCCAACAACTCTTTTATTACAGAGAATAAAAACAGCAGGTACAGataacgtgggggggggggctaacaacAGCACGTGGCAAAACAGCAGGTTCAAACTGCAGAAATGGACATGGGGAAAGCTCACAACAGACGAGGCACTCTGGCGACCAAAAGTCTCTGAGTCTCGGTGGGTGTCTCAGTGAGAGTGTGAGATGACCCAACAAAGCGCCAGAGCAACCAAGGGACATATATACCCAGAGGAGGCCAATCAGGAAGTTTAGGTGCAGGTGCGCGGGAACCGGCCAGACGGTCGGAGACAGGGGAGGTTGAGAGAAGCCAAGCAATCCAGGTCATTCAGGAACACAGGCGCAGGTGGATTAAAGCACCAATCGGGATGGGAGAGCCATGATAGAACCCCCCTCTCAAGGGGcagattccagacgtcccaaaaccAAAGGACCCAGAGTACCCAAAAGAATGGACAGACGGTACCAGGGGGTGGAACAATGGGTCCAGGGATCTCAGGCAGGTGGCCTGAGGGCTGGGACCGATCAGGATGGCGACCAGAACACAGGGCATCTCCGGTTGATGGGCAGATGGATGACGCTGACAGCACCGCTGTGGCTGGAAGGCCACGGACTTCGGAGGCGGCTGGAGGGCCGCTGGACAAACAGACCGGACGGCCGTGGGGCAAACagactctggagcaggtttcaaAGGCAGCCCGGCAGCCGCTCATGGAGCAGGTTTCGGAGGTGGCCCAGGAGCCGCTTGtggagcaggcttcggaggcggcccgGGAACCACTCGTGGAGtaggcttcggaggcggcccgGCAAGCCGCTCGTGGAGCAGGCTTTGGAGGTGccccggggacgctgggcagccaagGCTCGGGGAGGCTGGGCAGCTGAGCTTGACAGGTTGCCTGAAGTGGCCGGCCGAACAGGAACCTGTAGAAGGAGTCGGCCGGTGTGGCCGGCGACTGGTAGTCGAACAGGACGTCGGCCGGCTGCTGAGGAACATGGGACTGGCAGAGATTCCAGGGACCTCCCCTGGCCAGATGGGTTCCTCAGAATGGGTCCAGGGCTCGGCACCAACTCTAGTGGTTACCAGGCGGTAGGCAGGCTGGCGGCTAGCGGGTTCAGTGCCAGCAGACCAGGAGGCAGGCTGCTGGTTATCCAGCCAAACAACCCCCTCGCCGGAGGCCATTGACCCCAGAAACCGTTGTCTCCGGTATGCTGAACCATCTGCTGGGTCGATACCTTTGAGCTCCTCCACAGCATCAACCATAAGACCCATGTTTTTTATGGTCACCTGAAAACAGctttcagggtttttcctggctcagaaTGGGCCTTTGGGGGGTGACTACGCATGACAATAAGCATGATCGGTTGGCATCGCAACTATGCGCAACAGTAAAGTCAGTGAGTCTGTATTGCCTTATTTCTGACCATCTGACAAGCTAACATGTCTATTATGCTTGAGTAAATGAAACTCCAGtgacaacagaaacagaagacggcattggcagactctgagtagactaaccatggccgaggtacttttagggcaccgactgtcctggtgtaattagCTGGTGTGAAGAGACGACCATCCGttttagggaaatcaaaatcggtcacctgcagtggtttatttctgactatgtccgttctgatgtcatcatcatgcattctttctggccactgtgcaggatcacATAAGTCCAactcacgctccccatcactttcgtgacttcccccttcctcgacagattctcggtggtcgtttgcattctcgatagcgATGGAGGTGCTAGCACGAGCGCCACGGTCGctgtccgctccggtatcctctgctgctgagcTAGCACACATGGTGGATGTGCTAACTTCACTACTATCCACagtatcctccaagtgttctgctgcccgaacgttaagccaagcaccgtataccttctttgCCTTTTCTGcctctgtttttgtattttctaccttacgtttctgtcattttcttttcttacaactagatttgtttccagacatttttttggttagtagaaccgaatttcacgtcttcaccataggctatactaactcatgggggagggggaggacgacacaacttttgatacagTTTTGAGAATAAATGGTTATCAGCCAACagggaaactgccaggaggagcaacatacagggcctctttgcacggctgagacacacaattaacaatccctgcacttacagcagaatcagcgcagaaaggttttttttccttttctgggcccccctccagacctgggcccggtgcggttgctcccgttgctacccccgcagaaccggcccaggcctacatttagaaaaaaaaagaaaaaaccccgAATAcccgaatcccaaaattgaaaactGATTACCTACCCAGCGAACGAATATCCGGATAGTGGAGTATTCGGGCCCAGCCCTTGGAGTTTCATGCCCCAGTTTAACCACAGCGATCTGACCGCCGTATCCGGTCGGACATGGCGTCTTTCAAAAGCAGCAGCGTCACATAAAATGATGGAGCACACATTTCATGCAACACCTGGCCCGTCCGGTGTCCTTGTGAATCATTGAGGTGGACTGGCCAGAGATAGTCGATACAgggacgctgctgctgctgcggctgcAGCAGAGACGGGcggcaccccccacccccaccccccgctttAACATTACACCTGTTCACCTGACGTAGTAGTAGTACACGGTATCTTCACGTTTGCACGTCAAAATACATCAAGGGAGgttgtgcgttttcaaacaacaGGCCTTCACAGCAGTGGGTGGTTTTTCTTTTGGGAGAACAGGCTGTTGGGCAAATGGGCTTTTGGTCCATTGGGGCATTTTTCAGAACAATGGGAGCCCCTGGAAGCACCACCACTTGACATTATTATGTATGAACCCGCAAATCACGTTCATCCATCCATGAtgtgaaccgcttaccctgctctcagggtggcggggatgctggagcctatcccagcagccactgggcagcaggcggggagacaccctggacacaggccgccaggccatcacacacacacacacacacacacattcacacctagggacagtttagtacagccggtTCACCTGAGCGACAtgttttgagtcacctgacctccatgtctttggactgtgggaggaaaccggagcccccggaggaaacccacacagacacggagagaacatgcaaactccacacagaggatgacccgggacgacccccagcgttagactaccctggggctcgaacccaggaccttctttctgtgaggcgaccgcgttaaccactgtgccaccgtgccacctaaatcatgtttatttacttattaaTTGAAGGTGCCGGAACGCTACCCCGGCCCACCCTAGCCCCCAGAACGCTACTCCAGCTCACCCTAGCCCCTGGAATGCTGTTCCAGCCCACTCTAGCCCCTGGAACGCTGTTCCAGCCCACTCTAGCCCCTGGAACGCTGTTCCAGCCCATCCTAGCTCCTGGAACGCTACTCCAACTCACCCTAGCCCCCGGAATGCTGTTCCCGCCCACCCTAGCCCCCAGAATGCTGTTCCAGCCCACCCTAGCCCCCAGAAAGCTACTCCAGCTCACCCTAGCTCCTGGAACGCTACCCCAGCCCACCCTAGCCCCCAGAATGCTGTTCCAGCCCACCCTAGCCCCCAGAACGCTACTCCAGCCCACCCTAGCTCCTGAAACGCTACTCCAGCTCACCCTAGCCCCCGGAATGCTGTTCCAGCCCACCCTAGCCCCCAGAATGCTGTTCCAGCCCACCCTAGCCCCCGGAACACTACTCCAGCCCACCCTAGCTCCTGGAACGCTACTCCAGCTCACCCTAGCCCCCAGAATGCTGTTCCAGCCCACCCTAGCCCCCAGAATGCTGTTCCAGCCCACCCTAGCCCCCAGAACGCTACTCCAGCTCAGCCTAGCCCCTGGAACGCTGTTCCAGCCCACCCTAGCCCCCAGAATGCTGTTCCAGCCCACCCTAGCCCCCAGAACGCTACTCCAGCCCACCCTAGCTCCTGGAACGCTACTCCAGCCCACCCTAGCTCCCAGAACGCTGTTCCAGCCCACCCTAGCCCCCGGAACACTACTTCGGCTCACCCTAGCCCCCGGAACGCTACCCCGGCCCACCCTAGCTCCCAGAACGCTGTTCCAGCCCACCCTAGCCCCCGGAACGCTACCCCGGCCCACCCTAGCCCCTGGAATGCTGTTCCAGCCCACCCTAGCCCCCAGAACGCTACCCCAGCCCACCCTAGCTCCTGGAACGCTACTCCAGCTCACCCTAGCCCCCGGAACGCTGTTCCAGCCCACCCTAGCCCCTGGAACGCTACCCCGGCCCACCCTAGCCCCCGGAACGCTGTTCCAGCCCACCCTAGCTCCTGGAACGCTACCCCGGCCCACCCTAGCCTCCGGAACGCTGTTCCAGCCCACCCTAGCCCCCAGAACGCTACTCCAGCCCACCCTAGCTCCTGGAACGCTACTCCAGCTCACCCTAGCCCCCGGAACGCTGTTCCAGCC
It encodes:
- the LOC130107754 gene encoding adhesive plaque matrix protein-like, whose product is MLFQPTLAPGTLFQPTLAPGTLFQPILAPGTLLQLTLAPGMLFPPTLAPRMLFQPTLAPRKLLQLTLAPGTLPQPTLAPRMLFQPTLAPRTLLQPTLAPETLLQLTLAPGMLFQPTLAPRMLFQPTLAPGTLLQPTLAPGTLLQLTLAPRMLFQPTLAPRMLFQPTLAPRTLLQLSLAPGTLFQPTLAPRMLFQPTLAPRTLLQPTLAPGTLLQPTLAPRTLFQPTLAPGTLLRLTLAPGTLPRPTLAPRTLFQPTLAPGTLPRPTLAPGMLFQPTLAPRTLPQPTLAPGTLLQLTLAPGTLFQPTLAPGTLPRPTLAPGTLFQPTLAPGTLPRPTLASGTLFQPTLAPRTLLQPTLAPGTLLQLTLAPGTLFQPTLAPRTLPRPTLSSGTLFQPTVAPGTLLRPTLAPRTLLRPTLAPGTLFQPTLAPGTLLQPTLAPGTLLQLTLAPGTLLQPTLAPRTLFQPTLAPGTLLQLTLAPGTLFQPTLAPRTLPRPTLSSGTLFQPTLAPGTLLRPTLAPRTLPRPTLAPGMLFQPTLAPRTLLQPTLAPGTLLQLTLAPGMLFQPTLAPGTLPRPNLSPRNAVPAHPSSWNATPAHPSPPERYSSPPYPLDRCSSPP